GGGTCATGCAGATCATTTTCATCTCTCTGCCAACACTCATCTACTTGGGTCACATCCTGCATCTGGTGAGGATGGATGAGAAGAGGAAGGAATTGATAAAATCTGGCCAGATCTCTGAGAAGCAAGCACTACTGCCTTCTGGGAAATCCCGGAAAGCTCCGATCATCGATGAACGTGGAAAAATCCACCTGCAGGGAGCGCTGCTTCGCACCTACGTGCTTAATGTCATCTTCAAGACACTGCTGGAGGTGGGCTTTATTGTGGCACAGTACTTCCTGTATGGGTTCCAGCTGAAGCCCATGTACACCTGCAGCAGTTGGCCATGTCCAAACACAGTGAACTGCTACATCTCTCGACCAACGGAGAAAACCATCTTTATCCTGTTCATGCTGGCTGTGGCCTGCTTGTCGCTGCTGCTGAACATGGTGGAGATGTACCACCTGGGCTTCACCAAGTGCCGCCAGGGCCTGCGATATCGCCGCTCACAGCTCAATGGCAACCCTAAAGGCCCCAGTGAGGATGCTGTGGTGCCGTTCGTGGCCAGTTTCCCTTATTTCCCAACCCATCCACCTGAACACCAGTACAGAATCCCCGACATGGATGCCACATTACCCGCCTACAAACAGAACCGCCAGAATCTTGCTGTAGAGCGCGGTAGCGGCAAGCCACCTGGCCTGGGAACCAAGACAGACACAATGGAAACCCAGATTGACACCACCAGCATAGATGCCATGCCAGATGCTGTGGCCCTGGAGACCACCAGGGTGAAGAAGACCTCAAGTTCTGCCCCCGGATCTCCTTACAACCAGCGCAGGCCCAGCTACGCTAGTCGCTACAGCAACAACAAGACCAGGCTGGATGACCTGAAGATATGAGAAGAGTGAAGGGTGGAGGAATGAAGTTTGAGGCCAGAGTAAATGGTGGTGACATAAGAATTCTCACAGATCcatgaaaaataagtatttgtGTTTTCTGTAAATTTGTAAGAATTCCTAGTGTCACTGTGAGACTGAATGAGAGTGAAGCACTACCAGGAATGATTTCTTGgtatgtatgagagagagagagagagagagagagagacagagagaggggctTTGAATTGAATGAAACATGTGGTGACCAGTTATCTTAACATCACATACAAAGAAATACTAAAATACttgagaaaatgtattttgtttctttacttaatGGGACGTCAATTCCCTAATGGGAAAACGATTTCCTGAAAGTCTATGTGGACCTTGAGGTTGGGATGATACTAATGACCTTAGTGCAGGTCATTTTTAAAAAGTGGTATGTTAGTCAAATGATTACAACAAAAATATAGGGAATATTATTTgtgctgcactgtccactgtgggtggtactgctttttattacatattcccggtacacacgtgacactgtggacctcgccttgtcatgagcacattggccagtgttcaacctcacttacaagataacaccttacgtCTATATAGgtatggatgttcacaagccatcacaaGCCATTTTAGCTTGCCagtgttttgtatttgtatttgtacttgATTATTATTGTAACTGAATACTTATTTGTTTTGTCATGAAAGAAACAAACTTATACGGTTGATAAAAACCTCAAACAACAACTGTCATTCAcattaaatgccttaaaattttaatttctcaaatttttattttagatttaataataaataataatgacaagctagctatgttatctaTGTTATCAACACACTGATATATTCTAAGCTTTATTACCTTTACTGGAGTGAATAGCATCAGTGCTAGCTGCACAGATAACTTGTGAACAGGATCTAAGGcaggtttttttttagtatccTAAATGAGTCCTTTAATCTGGCTGTTGTTTTCTTAACATAGTGTAGCAGAACCATTTTTCGATTTTGCAATGTATAACTGATTCATTATGCTGTTTACTCTGTGTGGAACAGAATAATCAGAATAGCGGTTGGGGGATAAAGCAAGTCTGACAGAAGTCAGTATAGGCTGCTGCTACCTAAACCCCACTGCTAACTGAGACTAGCAAAATTCCTGTTTAAAACAAACAGGAAATGAAGTAAAATCATATCTTACCTTTTCTGCTGCTAGTTTTGATTTTAGGGGagtacttgtttatttatattttttggagcTGTTTTATGTTTTCCATTTCTCAgggtttttgctgtgttttgtctCTATTGTAAAAACTGctgtctgagccaatcagcttcttGTGTGCTGTAATGTCAATGTTTACCAATAAACCAAATTAAGCACAAATTTAAATAcggtttaaattttaatttaatgtggTTGATTGATTTTCTTTCAAATGTACAACTAGACtatgtaattttaatattatatatagtaatatgAGTAATATAACTGTCTGAATGATTTGCATAAACACATCAATATAGTTCTTGTGGAGATTTTATTTGCCCGGCttgtagaaaacatggacagtTAAACATCTCTCAAAATAGAAGCaaccacaggtctagcgcctctgcagTTTTGCCTATTTAATATCCTTGGCTGGATCAGACCCTCTGCAAGACCTGCTGGTGATGAAACCTCAGTTGTAATCAAACTTACATTAACTGCACTTTTACTTTTGAAACCTTTCACTTACTGGCAAACTGGGGAAAAATCACTGGTGATTCTGGTGTTTAAGGCTGTGCTGTAAACTtagtgaaggcagtctgagagtCTAATGAGTAGTGTAGACTCTAATTACAAGTTAGAATTTTTTTATGGTCATTGGCTGTTTCACACATAACAACTGTGTAATTTTAGCAGATAAATACACCTCGCAGCCGAGTATCATTTTGCATTGTGTAAATGTTGATTTCATTTaagttttacttttagttttattgtcaCAGTCTGGTGCCTGTTTATCACTCTCCGACATTCCCATGGAAGATATTACATCCACAGTTCTATCTaacgtcactgtccaatgaaaaacgtgtatcttcaaaacagcaactttacaagagagataTAAAACcttattaaattttaattaaagccaatgtaaaaaagtttattttaggcaATTTCTGAGAATTTCTTTTGTTCCGTTTATCAAGATATTTAGAATTTGTGTGCTCAAATTATgtattgaagagtaactgtttattataccttgggtgtattgacaaatatctttcaattatgattacttaacttagtatctatagTTACATAAtggtgtgaaaccttgtatttcatatgcattaaccaatactcacattgtattttatacacattcaGATAGAAGactaaccaataatcacaatatatattctttacacatatagtaaaacattgctttatcaggcatgtgactaacacagaatgacaaattaacccacatgatacataaggcatttactaacacataggatctattgtatggcggactaaccacgcgttattaacacattaacatataacatatgaaatctattgtgtgacttgcgtagctcatacttgaagcatttcgttcactgcatgaccctaactaacggccatcaatcatcggctggtacactctgtatgaactcgactggtacactcggtacgagactaaattgctacagaggaggctcttagatcaaagcggcctacgctgtgtgggtgcctccctaataccgctgcttcaaagcggggggtgacgcacacacacggataatgccacaatgttcagttttggaagaacacagtcaaggccaaacactagtggtccggtcagacacatgaaacggattactaacaagtgaaattacgcatgctaacatgagatgattttagcaatgcCTCATCaggaggtttcacgtcatttggggtataaaacatggagtcagatcagagggggtcagaacttttactgggacggctgttaactgtcttgtatgtattggttctcctgaattcagtaataaatacttggtttgcttccaacttcactccacctgtctgcgactctatcaaacgaacacgtaggggagttgtaccccggaggAGGGGTGGGTgtaaacccacctttcattttctttttacaacagtatgaaactaaaacatataaaaatggtCCTATTACTCCTAACTGACTTATTATGCTGTTTAATCTGTGTGGGACGGAATAATCAGAATGGCGGCTGGCTACAGCCCATATGTCTGGTTAAATCTTAATCTCACAGGCTCACAGGTATTGTCACAGGGTTGGAATAACTGCCACAAAATGACCAAAAAGCTTGAGCAAGGCCTCATAATGGGTggcagatggatggaacatttcATGATCAGTGCAGTGTAATATAGCTTCCATGTGACATGATACTACTTCCTGTCACAtgctttttggcatgtcagtatacaaCCTTTTTTTCACAAGAACTCAGTGACCTTATCCCACACTGTCAATGCAGACATGCCAAAATGCTGATATATTTACTAATGACTCAGGCTACAGTTTCAGGCTAacactcagaggacgtctgagaaaaaacatgtttatagTAAAATTACAGAGGACGTAGAAAAttacccctgagaaactaatcctaatAGGGCTTAATAGTAACAAATATCTAAATAAGTTTTACTGAAGCTAATATTCCATTAACTTTAGTTAACATGTTTAACTCAAGGTAATATTGGCTAACTTTAGTTACTTCAAGTAAATGAAGGCGAATCTAAACAAATGTTTATCAGAGTAGGAGCGACCTGAGGATGTGTGGGGAGAGAAATCAGGACGGGGATGTGAGAtgtctgtgtgtgtcagtgttcAGGTTGAACTATTTTAGCTCACTAAAGCATTCGGTTTGCCTggaaacatacacacacgcattCTCCAGATActaatgtgttttaaataaacaacatacagaaagagagagagacttaagaGAGAGAGTCTTAAGTAAACACTGGACTCTATTCATAGGAGGCTGCGTCACACCTGAAACCAGACACACCATGCACccccccactcacacacacacacacacacacacacacacaaagtaaatTTAAAATTCTGTCCTAAAATGTTTTTGCGCTTGGATGTGTGGATCCTGACAGGTGTGAGGTCAGAGGTGGGAAGGAGTGAGGCTATTCCAGGCTGACCTACAGGAGCATTTTCATCTTTAAATGGAACTAAATTCCAGCagtacagagacacacacacatacacacacacacacacacacacacacacagagctgtcaGTCAGGAAAGGTGGTCCAGTGTGTAATAACTGAACTATGGCTGAAGCTCTGCTCCCTTTGATCTGACCTGCTGTAAACCTCTATATCGCAGAGTTTTGGactctgctctcacacacaccgcacacttctgttctgtcatcacctcaGGCCTGCCGGGCTGTAGAGTTGACCACAGGTGTAGAGAGTTCTCCAGTTCCTGCGTTGAAATTCTgactgctgtaaataaacaggctGACCAGAACAAAAGCAGCTTAAACAGCTACTGAATAACAACTTTAAGACATCCGGCATCTATCAACacagaaatcacagttttcaaatGTACCATCTCTAAAACTTTTATCTACAGACATTTTCACATTCATGTTATTTTTTGCAAGTAATCTGTTCAATAAAAGCATATTCATGGCTATAAACTGTGATTTTGCCTCTGtttgataattaaataatttctgtgttgcaaagcctaggctgcagccgAGTAAGGGCAGGTCCTCGGTAGCAGGGTCTTTTGACGCTCGTTCTTAGTTGCCTAGCGGTCACAAAAATGAACAACAGGGCCTTGTGGTGATGACACCAGAAAGGTTGCGCCGCTTGCAATTATGAGGCAACACTGTGACGGAAATTGTGAATGAAAATGGAGCCTGTGGCACTGGGTCATTTGTTTTCATTCCTTCACAAAAAATGATATAACTataaaactaacattttaaaatgtgatttgtatgcgatatgtattaaatatattttaaataaaaggttCCTCTGTTTCTGCTTTTTAAACGTATGAAAACGGATAGATAATACA
This genomic interval from Astyanax mexicanus isolate ESR-SI-001 chromosome 1, AstMex3_surface, whole genome shotgun sequence contains the following:
- the gja2 gene encoding gap junction protein, alpha 2, whose protein sequence is MGDFGSLGKLLEKAQEHSTVVGKVWLTVLFIFRILVLGAAAEKVWGDEQSGFTCDTKQPGCQNVCYDKTFPISHIRFWVMQIIFISLPTLIYLGHILHLVRMDEKRKELIKSGQISEKQALLPSGKSRKAPIIDERGKIHLQGALLRTYVLNVIFKTLLEVGFIVAQYFLYGFQLKPMYTCSSWPCPNTVNCYISRPTEKTIFILFMLAVACLSLLLNMVEMYHLGFTKCRQGLRYRRSQLNGNPKGPSEDAVVPFVASFPYFPTHPPEHQYRIPDMDATLPAYKQNRQNLAVERGSGKPPGLGTKTDTMETQIDTTSIDAMPDAVALETTRVKKTSSSAPGSPYNQRRPSYASRYSNNKTRLDDLKI